A window of the Pseudoalteromonas sp. A25 genome harbors these coding sequences:
- a CDS encoding peptidoglycan D,D-transpeptidase FtsI family protein has product MNKPKVTTSLVTWRFALVCVLLVMVFLTLVARAAYLQVIEPDKAREENAKRTVRVEKLKVQRGMIFDRNGKELAVSVPVVSVYADPKALDKSIAKKVLKAARKQGEDYKALATNEAEMTRRKQAWYANELRWRELADVLQIKNEEVDSRLRNDPSRRFVYLKRQVTPAVANYIRQLRLPGIHLLDESKRFYPSGEVTAHVLGFTNIDGKGIEGIERLFETALTGAEGKRTVRKDARGREIQVLSEEQRVEPENIELSIDLRIQAIAYRALKSAVLSYKATSGSAMVVDVRTGEVLAMVNSPSFNPNDMSDAAPYKRRNRAITDLFEPGSTLKPLAVLAGLDYGAIEADEVIDTYPGWMRLGGSLVQDTINHGEMTLREILKISSNMGVAKISQMLPKDYMVGLYQKVGFGEDTGTMMVGESSGLFYPNRRWSDFEIATLAYGYAVSASTAQIARLYSVFGSGGILRPLTILKQKTPPPGERIFKKEDVHAVVEMMESVFEKGGTAANVKVDGYRAAGKTGTSEKAIAGGYGDEYVGYFAGVAPVSDPRLAVVVMVNEPGGDVYYGGHTSGPAFAEIMSNALRILNVAPDKDRVAYISESGNES; this is encoded by the coding sequence ATGAACAAGCCAAAGGTAACCACGAGTCTAGTTACTTGGCGTTTTGCATTGGTGTGTGTGCTGCTAGTGATGGTGTTTTTAACCTTGGTTGCGCGTGCTGCATATCTACAGGTGATAGAGCCTGATAAGGCTCGAGAAGAAAATGCCAAACGCACTGTTCGAGTAGAGAAGCTAAAGGTTCAACGGGGTATGATCTTTGATCGAAATGGCAAAGAACTCGCAGTGAGCGTGCCCGTGGTTAGTGTATATGCTGACCCAAAAGCGTTGGATAAATCTATAGCCAAAAAAGTACTAAAAGCGGCTCGTAAACAGGGTGAGGATTATAAAGCGCTTGCCACCAATGAAGCTGAAATGACGCGTCGCAAGCAAGCTTGGTATGCAAATGAACTACGCTGGCGTGAACTGGCAGATGTGCTGCAAATAAAAAATGAAGAAGTAGACAGTCGCTTGCGCAATGACCCAAGCAGACGATTCGTGTACTTAAAGCGACAGGTAACCCCCGCAGTTGCCAATTATATTCGCCAACTCAGACTACCGGGTATTCATTTGCTTGATGAGTCAAAGCGCTTTTACCCAAGCGGCGAAGTGACCGCCCACGTGCTTGGTTTTACCAATATTGACGGTAAGGGTATCGAGGGGATAGAGCGATTATTTGAAACCGCGCTCACTGGTGCTGAAGGTAAGCGTACTGTGCGCAAAGATGCGCGAGGGCGTGAGATCCAAGTGCTCTCTGAAGAGCAAAGGGTTGAGCCTGAAAATATAGAGCTGAGCATAGATTTACGTATTCAAGCAATTGCTTATCGAGCCTTGAAAAGTGCGGTGTTGAGTTATAAGGCAACATCGGGTTCTGCGATGGTGGTTGATGTAAGAACGGGTGAAGTGCTGGCCATGGTAAACAGCCCGAGTTTTAATCCGAATGATATGAGTGATGCGGCGCCTTACAAACGTCGAAATCGTGCTATTACTGATTTATTTGAACCTGGCTCAACGCTGAAACCTCTCGCCGTATTGGCAGGCCTAGATTATGGTGCCATTGAGGCTGACGAAGTGATAGACACTTATCCCGGTTGGATGCGTTTAGGTGGTAGCTTAGTACAAGATACGATTAACCATGGTGAAATGACGTTACGTGAGATTCTCAAGATCTCCAGTAATATGGGGGTTGCGAAAATTAGCCAAATGCTGCCTAAAGACTATATGGTGGGCTTATATCAAAAAGTGGGCTTTGGTGAAGACACTGGCACCATGATGGTGGGTGAAAGCAGTGGCTTGTTTTATCCTAACCGTCGTTGGTCTGATTTTGAAATAGCGACTTTAGCCTATGGCTATGCGGTGTCGGCGAGCACGGCACAAATAGCACGCCTCTACTCCGTATTTGGCTCAGGTGGCATATTACGACCGCTAACAATATTAAAACAAAAAACACCGCCGCCGGGAGAGCGTATTTTCAAAAAAGAAGATGTGCACGCTGTGGTAGAGATGATGGAATCGGTTTTTGAAAAAGGGGGAACCGCTGCCAATGTTAAGGTGGATGGTTACCGTGCAGCAGGCAAAACAGGAACCTCTGAAAAGGCGATTGCTGGTGGGTATGGTGATGAATATGTTGGCTATTTTGCAGGAGTTGCACCAGTAAGCGACCCACGTTTGGCAGTTGTGGTTATGGTGAACGAACCCGGTGGTGATGTGTATTATGGTGGGCATACATCAGGTCCTGCCTTTGCTGAGATCATGTCAAATGCGCTGCGTATTCTCAACGTTGCGCCAGATAAAGACCGTGTTGCATATATATCGGAGTCAGGCAATGAATCGTGA
- a CDS encoding cation:proton antiporter: protein MTDYALACVGIAIFIYSISVRQIKRAELTGSIWFVSLGALLGWWFKDEWQFQIQDSTFVLPIIELTLAIVLFSDAAKTRLRVLFHSYQLPLLMLLVALPITMILGTLLAHWLLTLSWLYAALLAVIISPTDAALCKGFITQKQAPANLREAVNIESGLNDGLCIPVFVFLLAIAGGQTQSSWFGLVGLFFKEVSIALLVAAILTAGSITAIKAAHKRHMFALNSSPFLFIGIVIAIFSITESFDGSGFIAVFVSGLLFDRFYQHSFKEELIEDSEHIADFASLLIWVLFGMVVSQTLSFSDNLYEWLYALLAASVIRIIPVLLSLIPSQLSIEGKLTLAWFGPKGLASVILTLMLLQANIEGTQLIAHVAAYTILLSVFLHGVSTRSISLRFFQKHRKAKQ from the coding sequence ATGACTGACTACGCGTTAGCCTGTGTGGGTATAGCGATTTTTATTTACTCAATTAGTGTAAGACAGATCAAACGGGCTGAGCTGACGGGCTCTATTTGGTTTGTTTCATTGGGGGCTTTGCTGGGCTGGTGGTTCAAAGATGAATGGCAGTTTCAAATTCAAGACAGCACTTTTGTTTTACCTATCATTGAGTTAACACTGGCTATTGTGTTATTTAGTGATGCAGCAAAAACGCGTTTACGCGTGCTGTTTCACTCTTACCAATTGCCTTTATTAATGTTACTAGTAGCGCTGCCTATCACCATGATCCTTGGCACTTTATTAGCACATTGGCTATTGACGCTGAGTTGGCTGTATGCGGCATTGCTTGCTGTTATTATTAGTCCGACCGATGCCGCTTTGTGTAAAGGGTTCATAACACAAAAGCAAGCACCTGCAAATTTACGTGAAGCGGTGAACATAGAAAGTGGCTTAAACGATGGATTATGTATTCCCGTATTTGTATTTCTATTGGCAATTGCGGGTGGTCAAACGCAATCGAGCTGGTTTGGATTAGTAGGGCTATTTTTTAAAGAAGTTAGCATTGCGTTGCTGGTTGCCGCAATACTTACCGCTGGGTCAATAACAGCCATTAAAGCAGCCCATAAAAGGCACATGTTTGCCTTAAACTCCAGCCCCTTCTTATTTATCGGGATTGTCATTGCCATCTTTTCAATTACAGAATCGTTTGATGGTAGTGGCTTTATTGCGGTGTTTGTCAGTGGACTGTTATTTGATAGATTTTACCAACACAGTTTTAAAGAAGAGTTGATTGAAGATAGTGAACATATTGCTGACTTTGCATCTTTGCTGATCTGGGTGTTATTTGGCATGGTCGTCAGTCAAACTTTGAGCTTTAGCGATAACTTATACGAATGGTTATATGCACTGTTAGCTGCCAGCGTGATCCGTATTATCCCTGTGCTGCTGAGTTTAATACCAAGCCAACTAAGCATTGAAGGTAAACTCACTTTAGCTTGGTTTGGTCCCAAAGGATTAGCCTCGGTGATACTAACTTTAATGCTACTACAGGCAAATATTGAAGGAACTCAGTTGATCGCACATGTTGCCGCTTACACCATCTTACTCAGCGTGTTTTTGCACGGAGTGAGCACACGGTCTATTTCGTTGCGTTTTTTTCAAAAGCATAGGAAAGCTAAACAATAG
- a CDS encoding alkaline phosphatase, with product MNKKLLAVAVSAVLLSACNDNDTKTVEVIKEVEVIKEVPAKSVTSVKNVILMIGDGMGPQQVGLLEEYATRAPNSTYNGRGNQTALSKLANGGHLGLSLNAPHGASGKLVTDSACSATQLATGLAAGSEMIGLDEQGNIVETILEKAKKAGKATGLVSDTRITHATPAAFAAHQPHRSYEPEIAEQLIESGMVDVLLSGGARVFMPSDIKTDEADRKVMADLGAPESVYKKSKRSDDRNLVVEAKEQHGYSLAFDKAQLASNDSNKVLGLFANSGMADGIAYKACKADNSCTQPSLKEMTVKALDILSKDEDGFFLMIEGGQIDWAGHANDAGWMLNELLKFDEAVEAVHEWVKDRNDTLVVVTADHETGSFGFSYSNHNTPEPVALPGDGMRGKDYKPKFNFGGLEILDTLYSQAGTFYDVIGEVNGNYDYSNATDQQWKDAIEKYTPYTVSYEQAAKVNAVEGFNSSGYPLPKFDDFSDFYVYDTEDFTAKVGRVLATQQNVVWGTGTHTAAPVPVYAFGPEGVTKQFSTMQHHVDISKKMMKALGLIEE from the coding sequence ATGAATAAAAAGTTGCTGGCAGTCGCTGTATCGGCTGTTTTACTATCCGCATGTAATGACAACGACACAAAAACGGTTGAGGTCATTAAAGAAGTTGAAGTGATCAAAGAAGTACCTGCGAAGTCGGTAACTTCAGTTAAGAATGTGATCTTAATGATCGGTGATGGTATGGGCCCTCAACAAGTTGGCTTACTCGAAGAGTATGCAACACGTGCACCGAACTCAACTTACAATGGTCGCGGTAATCAAACAGCGCTTTCTAAGTTAGCAAACGGTGGCCATTTAGGTCTATCTTTAAATGCACCACATGGTGCAAGTGGTAAGCTTGTTACCGACTCAGCTTGTTCTGCTACTCAGTTGGCAACGGGTCTTGCTGCGGGATCTGAAATGATTGGTTTAGATGAGCAAGGTAATATCGTTGAAACCATTTTAGAAAAAGCGAAAAAAGCAGGCAAAGCAACCGGCTTAGTATCTGATACACGTATTACGCATGCAACGCCAGCGGCATTTGCAGCCCACCAACCTCATCGTTCGTATGAGCCTGAAATTGCTGAACAGTTAATCGAAAGTGGTATGGTTGATGTATTGTTATCAGGTGGTGCTCGTGTATTTATGCCATCGGATATTAAAACGGATGAAGCTGATAGAAAAGTGATGGCCGACTTAGGTGCGCCAGAAAGCGTTTATAAAAAGTCTAAACGTAGCGATGACCGTAACCTAGTTGTAGAAGCTAAAGAACAACATGGTTATTCTCTGGCATTTGATAAAGCGCAATTAGCAAGCAATGACTCTAACAAAGTGTTAGGTTTGTTTGCTAATTCAGGTATGGCCGACGGCATAGCTTACAAAGCATGTAAAGCTGACAACAGCTGTACACAGCCTTCATTAAAAGAAATGACAGTAAAAGCGCTTGATATTCTCTCTAAAGATGAAGATGGCTTCTTCTTAATGATTGAAGGCGGCCAAATTGACTGGGCAGGACACGCAAATGACGCTGGTTGGATGCTAAACGAACTACTTAAGTTTGATGAAGCAGTAGAAGCCGTTCATGAATGGGTGAAAGACCGAAATGATACGCTAGTGGTTGTCACTGCTGACCACGAAACCGGTAGCTTTGGTTTTAGTTACTCTAATCATAATACACCTGAGCCAGTTGCGTTACCTGGTGATGGTATGAGAGGTAAAGATTACAAGCCTAAGTTCAACTTTGGTGGTTTAGAGATCTTAGATACTCTATATTCACAAGCGGGCACGTTCTACGATGTAATCGGTGAAGTAAATGGCAATTATGACTACTCAAATGCAACGGATCAACAATGGAAAGATGCAATTGAAAAGTATACGCCTTACACGGTTAGTTATGAGCAAGCGGCAAAAGTAAATGCCGTTGAAGGCTTTAACAGTTCTGGCTACCCATTACCAAAATTTGATGACTTCTCAGATTTTTATGTGTACGACACAGAAGACTTTACAGCCAAAGTGGGACGCGTTCTTGCCACTCAGCAAAATGTAGTTTGGGGTACGGGCACTCACACTGCAGCCCCAGTACCAGTCTATGCATTTGGTCCTGAAGGCGTAACTAAGCAGTTCTCAACAATGCAGCACCATGTTGATATCTCTAAGAAGATGATGAAAGCATTAGGTCTTATCGAAGAATAA
- the ftsL gene encoding cell division protein FtsL, with protein MSKNTDRQPKLFLEIIQGLLANKLTVFLLLLIFATALAVVQVTHLTRQQLIAQDELLQQRDELDLEWRYLLVEEEFYSQHARIEEIAKTQLNMKRPTSKDEQVVVIQ; from the coding sequence ATGAGCAAAAATACCGATAGGCAGCCAAAACTATTTTTAGAGATAATTCAGGGCTTATTAGCAAATAAGCTGACTGTGTTTTTGCTGTTATTGATTTTTGCTACTGCCTTGGCCGTTGTGCAAGTCACTCATTTAACTCGCCAGCAACTCATTGCACAAGATGAGCTGTTACAACAGCGAGATGAACTCGATCTTGAGTGGCGTTACTTATTGGTTGAAGAAGAATTTTATTCACAGCATGCACGTATAGAAGAGATTGCAAAAACACAACTTAATATGAAGCGTCCAACCAGTAAAGATGAACAAGTGGTGGTGATCCAATGA
- the rsmH gene encoding 16S rRNA (cytosine(1402)-N(4))-methyltransferase RsmH codes for MTAQFQHVSVLMAETLDALAINPQGIYIDGTFGRGGHSGQILSRLAPEGRLQAIDQDPQAIDAAKRFADDARFSIAHTRFSNIKEVAQQADLLGKVDGILLDIGVSSPQLDDAQRGFSFMHDGPLDMRMDPTTGRSAAQWLAEADLEDITFVIKKYGEEKFGRRIAHKVLETREHTPITTTKQLADLVDEAVPVKDKHKHPATRTFQAIRIYINSELEEIQTALQASLEVLKPGGRLVVISFHSLEDRIVKQFIKKQSKGEAMPRGLPLTDAQLKQNLTLKAVGKAIKPSAEEIAANPRARSSVLRVAQKL; via the coding sequence ATGACGGCGCAATTTCAACATGTGTCAGTGTTGATGGCAGAAACGTTAGACGCACTCGCTATCAATCCGCAAGGCATATACATAGACGGCACATTTGGTCGAGGTGGCCATTCGGGACAAATATTGTCTCGTTTAGCACCTGAAGGTCGCCTGCAAGCAATAGACCAAGATCCTCAAGCAATAGACGCAGCAAAAAGGTTTGCTGATGATGCGCGTTTTTCGATTGCTCACACACGCTTTTCAAATATCAAAGAAGTTGCTCAACAAGCAGATTTGCTTGGGAAAGTTGATGGTATTTTATTGGATATCGGTGTTTCATCTCCGCAGTTAGATGACGCTCAGCGTGGCTTTAGCTTCATGCATGATGGCCCATTAGATATGCGTATGGACCCCACTACCGGGCGCAGTGCAGCACAATGGCTGGCTGAGGCCGATTTAGAAGATATAACCTTTGTGATCAAAAAGTATGGCGAAGAAAAATTTGGTCGCCGTATTGCTCACAAAGTGCTCGAAACACGTGAACACACACCAATTACAACGACCAAGCAGCTTGCTGATTTGGTAGATGAAGCGGTACCTGTCAAAGATAAACACAAACACCCTGCAACACGTACATTTCAAGCTATTCGTATTTATATCAATAGTGAGTTAGAGGAAATTCAAACTGCTTTACAGGCTTCTTTGGAGGTATTAAAACCTGGCGGTCGCTTAGTTGTGATCTCATTCCATTCTTTAGAAGATCGCATTGTAAAGCAGTTTATTAAGAAGCAGAGTAAGGGAGAAGCGATGCCCAGAGGTCTGCCTTTAACGGATGCACAACTTAAACAAAACCTGACGTTAAAGGCAGTGGGCAAAGCTATTAAGCCAAGTGCAGAGGAAATTGCAGCCAACCCAAGAGCAAGAAGCTCTGTTCTGAGGGTGGCGCAAAAATTGTAA
- a CDS encoding bifunctional diguanylate cyclase/phosphodiesterase — protein MIISNLSIPQRFYRLLFLICVPGLLVIFAQLLDERSEILEQSEHHALLLAKHIVAVQNTEINDTKSLLTTLSEQPNIRSFEDGQCPELLSHAQLLSADIANIGIVAPSGEVICSLLTGTQAIDIHDRAYFQSALSSKQFAIGQFQQDRSVHRATVNFATPIFDKNGTIKSVLVAVKPLDRWSQTLAKLPLPQGSQVMLSDAHDNIIALSPFNSAILGSARTEHWPTISANKAHILEDNNGHRRIYFTLPLKSNNTLNTLTVNVSLPFEQAIVQANKEVAIILVLFVLAIALLIWQARWSLQRVILKPLDNLVNAIEDLSHGQPVRWSQKSQTPEFNAIALRFEQMASIRLNVESALSHKHAELSALLASLPDSYLRLDKQGNILMRHGQFAKRAALLSQIFPEHIYQRLLKQLGRLNANSHCQLEFSLIENTKRHVFECRLSPITDHPQAILVIRDISQRKKQEEAINLAALVYNNSSEGMVITDANGYILDTNPAFSAVTGYKRSEVIGKTTSILASGQHDQAFYTRMWEQLEKQGKWQGEIINRRKNGELFTEWLTINSVYDSNGEPYRRVAIFTDITEKKQQDELIWRQAHYDQLTQLANRTQLKRHLKSHLVKGAQQLAILLLDLDHFKDINDTLGHFYGDQLLTEVAERLNQLSPMCSLVSRIGGDEFVLVTPYFGDDNTLIELAEKVLSQLQPKINIGNESFHISASIGIARTPDDGISSEHLLKAADQAMYQAKQQGRSGYAFFSNDMREQAENRMRLLKDLRVAQQEQQFCLYYQPIVELKTQKIAKAEALIRWQHPEKGLIRPDEFIPLAEETQLIHKIGEFIFASACDTLRRVQDSGKHLQLSINVSPVQFTSKHCHLNKWHKQLQTQGLSTQDIVIEITEGLMMNAQPRTQKRLNALTTQGFALALDDFGTGYSSLAYLKQMDTDYIKIDKRFVDGIAESRDDLALCEAMIMMAHQLGLQVIAEGIETYEQHALLLQAGCDFGQGYYYAKPMPQDALLTLLDTSGV, from the coding sequence GTGATCATTTCTAATTTATCAATACCACAACGTTTCTATCGTTTATTGTTTCTTATTTGTGTTCCAGGTTTGCTGGTTATCTTTGCACAACTGTTAGATGAGCGTTCTGAAATTTTGGAGCAAAGCGAACACCATGCACTGCTCCTTGCTAAGCATATTGTTGCCGTGCAGAATACCGAGATCAACGATACTAAATCATTATTAACCACACTGTCTGAACAGCCCAATATCCGCAGCTTCGAGGATGGTCAATGCCCTGAATTACTGTCTCATGCCCAGCTTCTCTCAGCGGATATTGCTAATATTGGCATTGTAGCCCCGAGTGGCGAAGTGATTTGCTCATTGCTAACGGGCACACAAGCCATCGATATTCATGATAGAGCTTACTTTCAAAGTGCTTTGTCATCTAAGCAATTTGCGATTGGCCAGTTTCAACAAGACCGCTCAGTTCATCGCGCAACCGTCAACTTTGCAACGCCCATTTTTGATAAAAACGGTACCATAAAATCGGTATTGGTGGCTGTCAAGCCGCTAGATAGATGGAGCCAAACGTTAGCAAAGCTTCCATTACCGCAAGGTAGTCAAGTGATGCTCAGCGATGCCCATGACAACATTATTGCTCTATCACCATTTAACAGCGCAATTTTGGGCTCAGCTCGCACAGAGCACTGGCCAACAATTAGTGCAAACAAAGCCCATATCTTAGAAGATAACAATGGCCATCGAAGAATTTACTTTACGCTTCCCTTAAAGTCGAACAACACTCTAAATACACTAACTGTTAATGTATCTCTGCCTTTTGAGCAGGCCATTGTTCAAGCCAATAAAGAAGTTGCTATTATTTTGGTTTTATTTGTTTTAGCGATTGCACTGTTAATTTGGCAAGCTCGCTGGAGCTTACAAAGAGTTATCTTGAAACCCTTAGACAACCTCGTAAATGCCATTGAAGACCTATCACATGGGCAACCTGTACGTTGGTCACAAAAGTCGCAAACACCTGAGTTTAATGCCATTGCATTGCGTTTTGAACAGATGGCGAGTATTCGACTCAATGTCGAGTCAGCACTTTCACATAAGCATGCAGAGCTGAGCGCACTGCTCGCTTCGTTACCCGACAGCTATCTAAGGCTAGACAAGCAAGGTAATATTCTGATGCGTCATGGCCAATTTGCTAAGCGAGCGGCATTACTATCACAAATATTTCCAGAGCATATTTATCAACGTTTACTCAAACAGTTAGGGCGTTTAAACGCAAATTCTCATTGCCAACTAGAGTTTTCGCTCATTGAAAACACTAAACGCCATGTTTTTGAATGTCGGCTAAGTCCTATTACCGATCACCCACAAGCTATTTTAGTGATCCGCGATATTAGCCAACGTAAAAAACAAGAAGAAGCCATTAATTTAGCCGCCTTGGTTTACAACAACAGTAGTGAAGGCATGGTGATCACTGATGCCAACGGGTACATTTTAGATACCAACCCTGCATTTAGTGCCGTAACAGGTTATAAACGTTCTGAGGTAATTGGCAAAACCACCTCAATTTTGGCTTCTGGTCAACATGATCAGGCGTTTTATACTCGAATGTGGGAGCAACTCGAAAAGCAAGGGAAATGGCAAGGGGAAATCATTAATCGACGTAAAAATGGTGAGCTGTTTACCGAGTGGCTTACCATAAATAGCGTATATGATAGCAATGGAGAGCCATATCGACGCGTTGCTATCTTTACAGATATTACGGAGAAAAAGCAGCAGGATGAGTTGATTTGGCGCCAAGCACATTATGATCAACTCACACAACTGGCAAACCGAACTCAGTTAAAACGCCACTTAAAAAGTCACTTAGTAAAAGGTGCGCAGCAGCTTGCCATATTACTGCTGGACCTCGATCATTTTAAAGATATCAACGATACACTCGGTCACTTTTATGGCGACCAATTGCTCACTGAAGTCGCTGAACGCTTGAACCAATTGAGCCCAATGTGTAGCTTAGTCTCTCGTATTGGTGGAGATGAATTTGTTTTAGTGACCCCCTACTTTGGTGATGACAACACACTCATTGAGCTTGCCGAAAAGGTGCTGTCGCAACTGCAACCCAAAATTAATATTGGTAATGAGTCGTTCCATATCAGTGCCAGTATCGGAATAGCTCGCACACCGGATGATGGTATCAGCAGCGAGCATCTGCTTAAAGCTGCCGATCAAGCCATGTATCAAGCAAAACAACAAGGACGCAGCGGCTACGCTTTTTTCAGCAATGACATGCGAGAACAAGCAGAAAACCGCATGCGTTTACTCAAAGATTTAAGGGTTGCTCAACAAGAGCAACAATTCTGCCTGTACTATCAGCCTATTGTTGAACTAAAAACACAAAAAATCGCCAAAGCTGAAGCGTTGATCCGTTGGCAGCATCCAGAAAAAGGCTTAATACGCCCAGATGAATTCATTCCCCTTGCTGAAGAAACCCAGCTCATACACAAAATAGGTGAGTTTATATTTGCCAGTGCCTGTGACACATTGCGTCGGGTACAAGACTCAGGTAAACACTTGCAGTTAAGTATCAACGTTTCGCCCGTACAATTCACCTCTAAGCATTGCCATCTAAACAAGTGGCATAAGCAACTACAGACACAAGGCTTGAGCACACAGGATATCGTCATTGAAATCACCGAAGGGTTAATGATGAATGCCCAGCCCCGTACGCAAAAGCGTTTAAACGCGCTTACAACTCAAGGATTCGCGCTGGCGTTGGATGACTTTGGCACCGGTTACTCATCATTGGCATACTTAAAACAAATGGATACTGACTACATTAAAATAGACAAGCGTTTTGTTGATGGTATTGCAGAAAGTCGAGACGATCTGGCGCTCTGTGAGGCCATGATCATGATGGCTCACCAGCTAGGATTGCAGGTTATTGCTGAGGGAATTGAAACGTATGAGCAGCATGCACTCTTGCTGCAAGCTGGGTGTGATTTTGGTCAAGGCTATTATTACGCTAAACCCATGCCACAAGATGCATTACTTACGTTACTAGACACATCTGGTGTGTAA
- the mraZ gene encoding division/cell wall cluster transcriptional repressor MraZ, which yields MFKGASSLSLDDKGRFAVPTKYRQQLLSEDQGELICTIAINEPCLWLYPVSEWYEIEARLQKLSNMNPRARRLQRMLLGHATEYQLDKNGRILLAPSLRTHAGLNKKIMLVGLLNKFEIWDEDRWHQQMQLDTELERGGEFEASPELDNFSL from the coding sequence ATGTTCAAAGGTGCAAGCTCACTGAGCTTAGATGACAAAGGGCGCTTTGCGGTACCGACTAAGTACCGGCAACAGCTCTTGTCTGAAGATCAAGGGGAACTGATCTGCACTATTGCTATTAATGAACCATGCCTATGGCTATATCCCGTGAGCGAATGGTATGAGATAGAAGCCCGTTTGCAAAAACTGTCCAATATGAATCCCAGAGCAAGGCGTTTACAACGCATGTTATTGGGTCATGCTACTGAATATCAACTTGATAAAAATGGCCGCATTTTATTGGCCCCGTCACTGCGCACCCATGCTGGGTTGAACAAGAAGATTATGCTGGTGGGGCTGTTAAATAAGTTTGAGATCTGGGATGAAGATCGCTGGCATCAACAGATGCAACTCGATACCGAGCTTGAGCGCGGTGGCGAGTTTGAAGCTTCTCCAGAGCTTGATAATTTCTCGCTGTAA